A genomic stretch from Ursus arctos isolate Adak ecotype North America unplaced genomic scaffold, UrsArc2.0 scaffold_21, whole genome shotgun sequence includes:
- the ATP23 gene encoding mitochondrial inner membrane protease ATP23 homolog isoform X2 yields MKHSGCAVNKERHFSCEDCNGNVSGGFDASTSQIVLCQNNIRNQSHMNRVVTHELIHAFDHCRAHVNWFTDLRHLACSEVRAANLSGDCSLVNEIFRLHFGLKQHHQTCVRDRAILSILAVRNISKEVAQKAVDEVFESCFNDHEPFGRIPHNKTYARYAHRDFQNRDRYYANI; encoded by the exons ATGAAGCACTCAGGGTg TGCTGTTAACAAAGAAAGACACTTTTCTTGTGAAGACTGTAATGGCAATGTGAGTGGAGGCTTTGATGCGTCGACATCTCAG ATTGTTTTGTGCCAGAACAACATCCGTAATCAGTCCCATATGAACAGAGTGGTCACCCACGAGCTCATTCACGCGTTCGATCACTGTCGCGCTCATGTCAACTGGTTCACCGACCTCAGACATTTGGCCTGCTCAGAA GTTCGAGCTGCTAACCTTAGTGGTGACTGCTCACTTGTAAATGAAATATTCAGGTTGCATTTTGGATTGAAACAACACCATCAG acTTGTGTGCGAGACAGAGCCATTCTTTCTATCTTGGCTGTTAGGAATATCAGCAAAGAAGTAGCCCAAAAGGCTGTTGATGAAGTTTTTGAATCTTGTTTCAATGACCACGAACCTTTTGGAAGGATCCCACATAACAAGACTTATGCAAGATATGCTCATAGAGACTTTCAAAACCGTGATCGGTATTACGCAAATATATGA
- the ATP23 gene encoding mitochondrial inner membrane protease ATP23 homolog isoform X1 produces the protein MAGAAEERGPGPAEGEQRQEQHVACQVFPERLAEGKPGQGFLSSFFTNNQKCQLMLLKTLETNPYVKLLLDAMKHSGCAVNKERHFSCEDCNGNVSGGFDASTSQIVLCQNNIRNQSHMNRVVTHELIHAFDHCRAHVNWFTDLRHLACSETCVRDRAILSILAVRNISKEVAQKAVDEVFESCFNDHEPFGRIPHNKTYARYAHRDFQNRDRYYANI, from the exons ATGGCCGGAGCTGCGGAGGAGCGCGGGCCCGGCCCCGCGGAGGGGGAACAGCGGCAGGAGCAGCACGTCGCGTGCCAGGTCTTCCCCGAGCGGCTCGCTGAGGGAAAGCCCGGGCAAGGCTTCCTTTCCAGCTTCTTCACCAACAACCAGAAGTGCCAGCTTATGCTCCTGAAGACGCTGGAGACAA ATCCATATGTCAAACTTCTGCTTGATGCCATGAAGCACTCAGGGTg TGCTGTTAACAAAGAAAGACACTTTTCTTGTGAAGACTGTAATGGCAATGTGAGTGGAGGCTTTGATGCGTCGACATCTCAG ATTGTTTTGTGCCAGAACAACATCCGTAATCAGTCCCATATGAACAGAGTGGTCACCCACGAGCTCATTCACGCGTTCGATCACTGTCGCGCTCATGTCAACTGGTTCACCGACCTCAGACATTTGGCCTGCTCAGAA acTTGTGTGCGAGACAGAGCCATTCTTTCTATCTTGGCTGTTAGGAATATCAGCAAAGAAGTAGCCCAAAAGGCTGTTGATGAAGTTTTTGAATCTTGTTTCAATGACCACGAACCTTTTGGAAGGATCCCACATAACAAGACTTATGCAAGATATGCTCATAGAGACTTTCAAAACCGTGATCGGTATTACGCAAATATATGA
- the ATP23 gene encoding mitochondrial inner membrane protease ATP23 homolog isoform X4 yields MNRVVTHELIHAFDHCRAHVNWFTDLRHLACSEVRAANLSGDCSLVNEIFRLHFGLKQHHQTCVRDRAILSILAVRNISKEVAQKAVDEVFESCFNDHEPFGRIPHNKTYARYAHRDFQNRDRYYANI; encoded by the exons ATGAACAGAGTGGTCACCCACGAGCTCATTCACGCGTTCGATCACTGTCGCGCTCATGTCAACTGGTTCACCGACCTCAGACATTTGGCCTGCTCAGAA GTTCGAGCTGCTAACCTTAGTGGTGACTGCTCACTTGTAAATGAAATATTCAGGTTGCATTTTGGATTGAAACAACACCATCAG acTTGTGTGCGAGACAGAGCCATTCTTTCTATCTTGGCTGTTAGGAATATCAGCAAAGAAGTAGCCCAAAAGGCTGTTGATGAAGTTTTTGAATCTTGTTTCAATGACCACGAACCTTTTGGAAGGATCCCACATAACAAGACTTATGCAAGATATGCTCATAGAGACTTTCAAAACCGTGATCGGTATTACGCAAATATATGA
- the ATP23 gene encoding mitochondrial inner membrane protease ATP23 homolog isoform X3, which produces MAGAAEERGPGPAEGEQRQEQHVACQVFPERLAEGKPGQGFLSSFFTNNQKCQLMLLKTLETNPYVKLLLDAMKHSGCAVNKERHFSCEDCNGNVSGGFDASTSQIVLCQNNIRNQSHMNRVVTHELIHAFDHCRAHVNWFTDLRHLACSEVRAANLSGDCSLVNEIFRLHFGLKQHHQTCVRDRAILSILAVRNISKEVAQKAVDEVFESCFNDHEPFGRIPHNKTYARYAHRDFQNRDRYYANI; this is translated from the exons ATGGCCGGAGCTGCGGAGGAGCGCGGGCCCGGCCCCGCGGAGGGGGAACAGCGGCAGGAGCAGCACGTCGCGTGCCAGGTCTTCCCCGAGCGGCTCGCTGAGGGAAAGCCCGGGCAAGGCTTCCTTTCCAGCTTCTTCACCAACAACCAGAAGTGCCAGCTTATGCTCCTGAAGACGCTGGAGACAA ATCCATATGTCAAACTTCTGCTTGATGCCATGAAGCACTCAGGGTg TGCTGTTAACAAAGAAAGACACTTTTCTTGTGAAGACTGTAATGGCAATGTGAGTGGAGGCTTTGATGCGTCGACATCTCAG ATTGTTTTGTGCCAGAACAACATCCGTAATCAGTCCCATATGAACAGAGTGGTCACCCACGAGCTCATTCACGCGTTCGATCACTGTCGCGCTCATGTCAACTGGTTCACCGACCTCAGACATTTGGCCTGCTCAGAA GTTCGAGCTGCTAACCTTAGTGGTGACTGCTCACTTGTAAATGAAATATTCAGGTTGCATTTTGGATTGAAACAACACCATCAG acTTGTGTGCGAGACAGAGCCATTCTTTCTATCTTGGCTGTTAGGAATATCAGCAAAGAAGTAGCCCAAAAGGCTGTTGATGAAGTTTTTGAATCTTGTTTCAATGACCACGAACCTTTTGGAAGGATCCCACATAACAAGACTTATGCAAGATATGCTCATAGAGACTTTCAAAACCGTGATCGGTATTACGCAAATATATGA